One stretch of Fictibacillus sp. b24 DNA includes these proteins:
- the pssA gene encoding CDP-diacylglycerol--serine O-phosphatidyltransferase — translation MFMLERERIDSTLKKVKGQTANFLTLINLSLGVLALLLMISGDLKIGFILIFLAGLFDRFDGMVARMLNIESEFGKQLDSLCDLISFGIAPAFLIYQVVLYQFGVPGMLFTIIFIVCGAIRLARFNITEFTGSFVGVPITVAGCLMAAGYLTVHVVPGFLYMFLTFGLSILMISNISIEKR, via the coding sequence ATGTTCATGCTTGAGAGAGAGAGGATTGATTCAACGTTAAAGAAAGTGAAGGGGCAAACAGCCAACTTCTTAACGTTAATCAATTTATCACTAGGTGTTTTAGCTTTATTACTTATGATTTCAGGAGACTTGAAAATTGGATTTATCTTGATCTTTTTGGCAGGTTTGTTCGACCGTTTTGATGGGATGGTCGCTAGAATGCTAAATATTGAATCAGAGTTTGGAAAGCAATTAGATTCACTTTGTGATTTAATCTCATTCGGTATTGCACCAGCCTTTTTAATCTATCAAGTTGTTCTTTATCAGTTTGGCGTACCTGGTATGCTATTTACCATCATTTTTATTGTTTGCGGTGCCATACGTCTTGCCCGCTTCAATATTACCGAGTTTACCGGTTCCTTTGTGGGTGTGCCCATTACCGTAGCAGGCTGTTTAATGGCTGCTGGATATTTGACAGTACATGTAGTACCAGGTTTTCTATATATGTTCCTTACCTTTGGGTTATCTATCTTGATGATAAGCAATATCTCCATTGAAAAGAGATAA
- the mnhG gene encoding monovalent cation/H(+) antiporter subunit G — protein sequence MLSLIKIVISFFLIIGTFIIFSGTLGVLRFPDVYSRLHAASKASTLGVSGILIGSFIYVLAEMNLFSGKLILGILFVLMTAPVAGHMISRAAYRTGVPLSDKTVFNELEKNHRSNGQ from the coding sequence GTGTTATCATTGATCAAGATCGTGATTAGCTTTTTCCTTATCATCGGCACCTTTATCATTTTTTCCGGTACACTTGGCGTTCTTCGATTTCCAGATGTGTATTCAAGACTTCATGCAGCCAGTAAAGCTTCGACTCTAGGTGTGTCAGGAATTCTTATTGGGTCGTTTATATACGTATTAGCTGAGATGAATTTGTTCAGTGGAAAACTAATTCTTGGAATCCTCTTCGTACTTATGACAGCTCCTGTAGCAGGTCATATGATCTCTAGAGCTGCGTATCGGACAGGAGTTCCACTGTCTGATAAAACAGTTTTTAATGAACTCGAAAAGAATCATAGGTCCAACGGTCAATAA
- a CDS encoding Na(+)/H(+) antiporter subunit F1 → MTNWFSIVVYICLFVTTISILLLLYRAVVGPSNPDRVVALDTIGINLIAITGLMAIILDTVQLNDIILLIGILTFIATVAVAKFLEKGVIIDQDRD, encoded by the coding sequence ATGACAAATTGGTTCTCCATTGTTGTCTATATATGTTTATTCGTCACTACCATCTCTATCCTGCTTCTCCTTTATAGAGCAGTAGTTGGTCCATCCAATCCAGATCGTGTTGTAGCACTCGATACAATAGGAATTAACTTAATTGCGATCACTGGGCTAATGGCTATAATTTTAGATACGGTCCAATTGAACGATATCATCTTGCTGATTGGAATATTAACTTTTATTGCAACGGTTGCAGTTGCAAAATTCTTAGAAAAGGGTGTTATCATTGATCAAGATCGTGATTAG
- a CDS encoding Na+/H+ antiporter subunit E, whose translation MTFQLILNLLIGVIWMFLSESYSFASFLVGFVIGAALLFLLNRFIPDSYYFKHVKAIGFLIFLFIKELILSNIEVLKWIYKPRLDFQPGILALPIDVKKNWEITLLANLITLTPGTLSVDVSKDQRFIYIHALDLPDVNETIVSIKDSFEKAIREVTR comes from the coding sequence ATGACATTTCAACTTATTCTAAATTTGCTGATCGGCGTTATTTGGATGTTTTTATCTGAGAGCTACTCTTTCGCAAGTTTTTTAGTTGGATTTGTGATTGGGGCTGCTCTTCTGTTTTTATTAAACCGATTCATTCCAGATTCTTACTATTTCAAACATGTAAAAGCGATTGGATTTTTGATCTTTCTGTTCATTAAAGAGCTGATTTTATCAAACATAGAAGTACTAAAGTGGATATACAAACCTCGGCTTGATTTTCAACCAGGAATTTTAGCGCTCCCTATTGATGTAAAGAAGAATTGGGAAATTACGCTGCTCGCAAACTTGATCACTCTTACACCAGGTACTCTTTCTGTTGATGTTTCTAAAGATCAAAGATTCATCTATATACATGCCCTAGATTTACCTGATGTAAATGAAACAATCGTTTCAATTAAGGATTCATTCGAAAAAGCAATAAGGGAGGTAACACGATGA
- a CDS encoding Na+/H+ antiporter subunit D → MSNLVFLPIFIPLFFGVLLVFFNKKQKLTINTSFLVVFLNLGISIFLSYYVFTKGPLVLETGGWKAPYGIVLVADQLSVIMILAVNVIAATAAIFALSSVTEKMIHHYFYPLFLLLVAGVCGAFLTGDLFNLFVFFEVLLMASYGLIIIGGSKHQFRESVKYILLNLFSSILFVTTVAFLYSVTGTVNMAQLGERVAEVEQQGILTGIAILLFIVFATKGALFPLYFWLPKSYIVPSPIVSALFGALLTKVGVYSMLRVFTLIFSHKLELTHTFFIWIATLTMLIGVIGALSTSNVKLIIAYNIMPAIGFMLLGIGTFSAESIAGTIYYLVHDMAIKAALFFLVGLLAWHAGTSNLHKMGGYIKTAPFMGWMFFIASLVLAGIPPFSGFIGKYLLLRGAMDEGHYIAAGAGLLSSLLILFSVIRIFIGAFWGELKEEPQQKVKSSGLTASAVLLAISIVLGVGAEWFYPYIQAAADSLIDPQIYIDYVLKE, encoded by the coding sequence ATGAGTAATTTAGTATTTTTGCCAATTTTTATACCTTTATTTTTCGGTGTTTTGCTCGTGTTTTTTAATAAGAAACAAAAGCTAACGATCAATACTTCTTTTCTTGTAGTTTTTCTAAACTTAGGGATATCTATCTTTCTAAGTTATTATGTTTTTACAAAAGGTCCGCTTGTTTTAGAAACCGGTGGATGGAAAGCACCATATGGAATTGTTCTTGTTGCTGACCAGTTATCGGTCATTATGATACTTGCTGTCAATGTAATTGCGGCAACTGCAGCTATTTTTGCATTATCATCAGTTACCGAGAAGATGATACACCACTACTTTTATCCTTTGTTCTTATTATTGGTTGCAGGAGTATGTGGTGCATTCTTAACAGGTGATCTTTTCAACCTATTCGTATTTTTCGAGGTACTTTTGATGGCCTCCTATGGATTGATTATCATCGGGGGTTCCAAGCATCAATTCCGGGAATCTGTAAAGTATATCTTGCTAAATTTGTTTTCGTCTATTTTATTTGTAACAACGGTAGCCTTTCTATACTCTGTTACCGGGACAGTTAATATGGCACAACTTGGAGAACGTGTTGCCGAAGTTGAACAGCAAGGAATCTTAACCGGTATTGCGATTTTATTATTCATCGTTTTCGCAACTAAAGGAGCATTATTTCCTTTGTATTTTTGGCTTCCTAAGTCATACATTGTTCCTTCACCGATTGTTTCTGCACTATTCGGAGCCCTGTTAACAAAAGTTGGCGTTTATTCCATGCTAAGAGTATTTACACTCATTTTTTCTCACAAACTTGAGCTGACTCATACCTTTTTCATTTGGATAGCCACTCTAACTATGTTAATAGGAGTTATTGGAGCACTATCCACATCGAATGTAAAACTAATCATCGCCTATAATATCATGCCTGCCATAGGGTTTATGCTGCTTGGAATCGGAACGTTCTCAGCTGAATCAATTGCCGGTACGATCTATTATTTAGTACACGACATGGCAATCAAGGCTGCGCTATTTTTCTTGGTGGGATTACTTGCTTGGCATGCTGGAACATCAAACCTTCACAAGATGGGCGGATATATTAAAACAGCACCATTTATGGGCTGGATGTTTTTTATCGCATCTCTTGTTTTAGCAGGAATACCGCCGTTCAGCGGATTTATCGGTAAATACCTTCTTTTAAGAGGCGCAATGGACGAGGGTCACTATATCGCTGCTGGGGCCGGATTGTTATCTAGTTTGTTAATCTTATTTTCAGTAATCCGCATTTTCATAGGTGCTTTCTGGGGAGAGTTAAAAGAAGAGCCTCAACAAAAAGTGAAATCTTCAGGACTAACGGCTTCTGCTGTACTGCTGGCTATCTCTATTGTTTTAGGGGTTGGTGCGGAATGGTTTTATCCATATATTCAGGCCGCGGCAGACAGCCTAATTGATCCGCAAATCTATATTGATTATGTATTAAAGGAGTAA
- a CDS encoding Na(+)/H(+) antiporter subunit C, with translation MEILMSILAGTLFAAGVYLILQKQLLKIVLGTALLSHGAHLFILTMGKLNRGAPPILEKGIKVYTDPLPQALILTSIVISFGVTSFLLVLAYRTYQSNKTDMMDQLRGTDDE, from the coding sequence ATGGAAATTCTTATGTCTATACTTGCCGGAACTTTATTTGCAGCCGGCGTTTATCTTATACTTCAAAAACAACTATTAAAAATTGTACTAGGCACAGCGCTTTTATCACATGGGGCACACCTGTTTATTTTAACGATGGGAAAATTGAACCGTGGTGCACCTCCCATTTTAGAAAAGGGGATCAAAGTATATACTGATCCTCTTCCTCAAGCGCTAATACTGACATCTATTGTTATAAGTTTTGGGGTAACGAGCTTTCTTCTTGTTCTAGCTTATCGTACCTATCAAAGCAATAAGACGGATATGATGGATCAGCTAAGGGGAACGGATGATGAGTAA
- a CDS encoding Na+/H+ antiporter subunit A has protein sequence MLHIYILVPFLAALLIGLVAKKESRIHTGWFVFPVPAVLFILFCSKLPVLAEGKIVQSVANWIPSLDIQLSFYLDGLSMLFSLLITGIGSLVVLYSIFYLSKKEQLVHFYVYLLLFMGSMLGVVLSDNVFVLYTFWEFTSISSFLLIGFWFYRERSTYGAQKSMLVTVFGGLSMLGALILLSITAETNSIREMIANRSDIIESDLFIPIMLLLLIGAFTKSAQFPFHSWLPDAMEAPTPVSAYLHSATMVKAGIYLVARFSLIFSGSDIFFIIVTGAGLITLCVGSFLASRQTDLKGILAYSTISQLGMIMSMLGFGTGVATLAAIFHIFNHATFKGSLFMIAGIVDHETGTRDIRRLGGLYTFMPISATLAFFGAFSMAGIPLPIFNGFLSKEMFFDASLKLEQTSGFAAMFAQWIPIFAVAGSIFTFVYSMYLVFGTFTGKAKLDQLEKQPHEAPIGMLISPIVLIGLVVLIGLLPNLINEPLLAPAVASVTGDFALIHLKFWHGLNGPLYMSLIVVILGILLSLTLKKWQPVYNRVPGKFSTDRLYQALVNGLLRFSNIFTKSYMTGSLRLYTSIILVFLVISTSAFIFITDGFKISFDDLAPVTWPEVLIGSVMAVAAIATIWMNQRIAAIIVIGVVGYGLSLLFVFFRAPDLALTQLIVETITVALFLLCFAHLPKLKKSDKKSSEKLVDFVIAASTGALLTIVAISSHSSQYFDSIAKYFVDNSYKLGGGDNIVNVILVDFRGLDTLFEIAVLGLAALGIFAMIKYRDKGDMNH, from the coding sequence ATGTTACATATTTACATACTTGTACCTTTTTTAGCAGCACTGTTGATCGGGCTTGTCGCTAAAAAAGAAAGCCGGATACATACTGGCTGGTTTGTATTTCCTGTTCCAGCCGTACTGTTTATTCTGTTTTGTTCGAAATTGCCTGTATTAGCTGAAGGGAAAATTGTTCAAAGCGTCGCTAACTGGATTCCATCGCTTGATATTCAATTGAGCTTTTACTTGGACGGGCTTAGCATGCTTTTTTCCTTATTGATAACTGGGATTGGTTCATTGGTGGTTCTTTATTCCATCTTTTACTTATCGAAAAAAGAACAACTCGTCCATTTTTATGTGTATTTACTCTTATTTATGGGATCGATGTTAGGAGTCGTTCTATCTGACAACGTATTCGTACTCTATACCTTCTGGGAATTCACGAGTATCTCATCATTTCTATTAATCGGTTTTTGGTTCTACCGTGAACGTTCAACATATGGTGCACAAAAATCGATGCTGGTCACGGTCTTTGGAGGACTATCGATGCTTGGTGCTCTTATTCTCCTTTCCATAACAGCAGAGACTAACAGCATTCGAGAGATGATTGCAAATCGATCTGACATCATTGAGAGCGATTTGTTTATTCCCATTATGCTTTTGCTGCTGATTGGAGCTTTTACTAAATCAGCACAGTTTCCGTTTCACAGCTGGCTTCCTGATGCAATGGAAGCACCAACACCTGTCAGTGCGTACCTTCACTCGGCAACGATGGTTAAAGCGGGAATCTATTTAGTCGCAAGATTCTCACTCATTTTTAGCGGTTCGGATATATTTTTTATTATCGTTACAGGTGCCGGGCTAATCACGCTCTGTGTTGGGTCTTTTCTCGCGTCACGCCAAACCGATTTAAAAGGAATTCTTGCTTATTCTACAATCAGTCAGCTCGGTATGATCATGTCTATGCTAGGCTTTGGCACTGGAGTTGCTACTCTAGCTGCTATCTTCCATATCTTTAATCACGCCACTTTTAAAGGCAGCCTGTTTATGATTGCAGGTATTGTAGATCATGAGACAGGAACAAGAGATATTAGGAGACTTGGCGGACTATACACGTTTATGCCTATCTCTGCTACTCTTGCCTTTTTTGGGGCGTTTTCTATGGCGGGAATACCACTTCCCATCTTCAACGGCTTTCTAAGTAAGGAGATGTTTTTTGACGCCTCCTTGAAACTAGAACAAACGAGTGGATTTGCTGCAATGTTTGCCCAATGGATTCCCATTTTTGCAGTAGCTGGGAGTATTTTTACTTTTGTTTATTCCATGTATCTTGTTTTTGGTACTTTTACAGGGAAAGCAAAGCTTGATCAGTTAGAGAAACAGCCTCATGAGGCACCAATCGGCATGCTTATATCACCGATTGTACTTATTGGATTAGTAGTATTGATTGGATTATTGCCAAATTTAATCAACGAGCCCCTTCTTGCACCAGCTGTTGCTTCTGTCACGGGAGATTTTGCTCTTATACACCTTAAATTTTGGCACGGTTTGAATGGACCGCTTTATATGTCACTTATTGTTGTAATACTAGGTATTTTACTTTCTCTGACATTAAAAAAATGGCAACCGGTCTATAACAGGGTACCTGGGAAATTTTCAACGGACCGTTTATATCAAGCATTAGTAAATGGGTTATTGAGGTTTTCGAATATCTTTACAAAATCTTATATGACGGGGTCATTGCGTTTATACACATCCATCATCCTTGTATTTTTGGTCATTTCAACATCAGCCTTTATCTTCATTACAGACGGATTTAAAATTTCTTTTGATGACTTAGCGCCAGTCACTTGGCCTGAGGTGTTAATTGGATCTGTAATGGCTGTTGCTGCGATTGCAACCATTTGGATGAACCAGCGCATTGCTGCAATCATTGTAATCGGGGTCGTAGGGTATGGACTTTCTTTGCTGTTCGTATTCTTCCGGGCACCTGACTTGGCATTAACACAGCTAATCGTTGAAACAATTACTGTAGCATTGTTCTTGCTATGCTTTGCTCATTTGCCAAAGTTAAAAAAGTCGGATAAAAAGAGTTCTGAAAAACTTGTGGATTTTGTAATTGCTGCTTCGACAGGAGCTTTGCTTACCATTGTAGCGATCTCTTCACATAGCTCACAATACTTTGACAGCATTGCAAAATATTTCGTCGATAACTCTTATAAACTCGGCGGAGGAGATAATATCGTAAACGTCATCCTTGTTGATTTCCGTGGATTGGATACTTTATTTGAAATAGCAGTACTTGGTCTAGCTGCTTTGGGCATTTTCGCCATGATAAAATACCGGGATAAAGGAGACATGAATCACTAA
- a CDS encoding sporulation histidine kinase inhibitor Sda → MEKLSDDLLIESYLKARELKLSKDFILLIKKEIDRRSLHARLQQVLM, encoded by the coding sequence ATGGAAAAACTTTCGGACGACCTGTTGATTGAATCCTACTTAAAGGCAAGAGAACTGAAACTTAGCAAAGACTTTATTTTACTTATAAAAAAAGAGATTGACAGAAGATCACTTCATGCTAGATTACAGCAAGTTTTAATGTAG
- a CDS encoding YqeG family HAD IIIA-type phosphatase has protein sequence MLEMLKHFLPDQHVQNILDITPEMLVERGVKGIITDLDNTLVEWDRPEATPELIKWFTSIKEKGILITIVSNNTQHRVKSFSDPVGIPFIYSARKPMTKAFKRALKDMKLKNEEVVVIGDQLLTDVLGGNRLGLHTILVVPVASSDGFWTRFNRKIERIILSWMKRKGMLHWEE, from the coding sequence GTGCTTGAAATGTTAAAACATTTTTTGCCGGATCAGCATGTTCAAAATATATTGGACATTACACCGGAAATGTTAGTTGAACGAGGAGTTAAAGGGATTATCACAGATTTAGATAATACGCTAGTGGAATGGGATAGACCTGAAGCAACTCCCGAATTAATTAAATGGTTTACTTCTATTAAAGAAAAAGGAATCTTGATTACCATCGTATCGAATAACACACAGCATAGAGTGAAAAGTTTCTCAGACCCTGTGGGGATCCCGTTTATCTATAGTGCAAGAAAGCCTATGACAAAAGCTTTTAAAAGAGCTCTAAAGGATATGAAGTTAAAAAATGAGGAAGTTGTTGTAATTGGTGATCAGCTTCTTACTGACGTATTAGGTGGAAACCGACTTGGGCTTCACACCATTCTAGTTGTACCTGTTGCTAGCAGTGACGGGTTCTGGACAAGGTTTAACAGAAAGATTGAACGCATTATATTGTCTTGGATGAAAAGAAAAGGCATGTTGCATTGGGAGGAATAA
- the yqeH gene encoding ribosome biogenesis GTPase YqeH produces MSLEQIKCVGCGVSIQTEDKEALGYAPLSALTKELPICQRCFRLKHYNEIHDVSLTDDDYRKIVSSIGDEDALVVKIVDIFDFSGSWLPGLHRYAGKNPILLVGNKLDLLPKSVNPNKVIHWMKKEAKELGLKPIDVQLISAEKGYGIEELAEAIDHYRQGKDVYVVGCTNTGKSTFINRLIKQYGEDAADFITTSHFPGTTLDLIDIPLDGRSHMYDTPGIINHHQMAHYVSKKELNIIMPKKEIKPMVFQLNEMQTLFFGGLARMDYVKGGKQSFVCHFSNHLNIHRTKTEKADELYENHLGDMLAPPEDVTNFPKLKRYEFMIKESKTDVVISGLGWVTFPEARAKVVFHAPEGVAVTVRKSLI; encoded by the coding sequence ATAAGTTTGGAACAAATAAAATGTGTGGGCTGCGGAGTCTCCATACAAACAGAGGACAAAGAAGCGCTCGGATACGCACCTCTTTCAGCACTAACGAAAGAGCTGCCTATCTGTCAGCGCTGTTTTCGTTTAAAACACTATAATGAGATTCATGACGTTAGTTTAACAGATGATGATTATCGTAAAATTGTCTCTAGTATTGGTGATGAAGATGCGCTTGTCGTAAAAATTGTAGATATCTTTGATTTTAGTGGAAGCTGGCTGCCTGGGTTACATCGATATGCAGGCAAAAATCCCATACTTCTTGTAGGGAACAAACTTGATTTGCTGCCAAAATCAGTAAACCCTAATAAAGTCATTCATTGGATGAAGAAAGAAGCGAAAGAACTGGGATTAAAGCCAATTGATGTCCAGTTGATTTCAGCAGAAAAGGGTTACGGAATTGAAGAATTAGCAGAAGCTATCGATCATTACCGTCAAGGAAAAGATGTATATGTTGTAGGTTGTACGAATACAGGGAAATCTACATTTATTAACCGATTGATTAAGCAGTATGGAGAAGATGCTGCTGATTTTATTACAACTTCTCATTTCCCGGGCACAACTCTTGATCTCATTGATATTCCGCTTGATGGAAGAAGTCACATGTATGATACTCCAGGAATCATAAATCACCATCAGATGGCACATTATGTTTCTAAAAAAGAACTGAATATCATCATGCCGAAAAAAGAGATAAAGCCGATGGTGTTTCAACTAAACGAAATGCAGACGTTGTTCTTTGGCGGACTTGCGAGAATGGATTATGTAAAAGGCGGAAAACAATCCTTTGTCTGTCATTTCTCTAACCATCTAAACATCCATCGAACCAAAACAGAAAAAGCAGACGAGCTTTATGAAAACCACTTGGGTGATATGCTAGCTCCACCAGAAGACGTTACGAACTTCCCTAAGCTTAAACGCTATGAATTCATGATTAAAGAAAGTAAAACTGACGTTGTAATCTCAGGACTAGGTTGGGTTACGTTTCCGGAAGCAAGAGCAAAAGTTGTTTTTCATGCTCCTGAAGGTGTAGCGGTCACTGTTCGTAAATCCTTAATTTAA
- the aroE gene encoding shikimate dehydrogenase, whose translation MIKALVIGDPIEHSLSPVMHNEAFKHTGISGIYEKQRVKSEDLEVFINKLKESNYAGCNVTIPHKVSILPFLDEIDEEAREIGAVNTVVNNGGKLIGYNTDGKGFLRSLKDKISKPLSELNVLLIGAGGAARSICYALKKENPKQLAIANRSEGRLQSLLNDLKDERIEGLSLQRAEKDLERFDVLINTTNAGMYPEMDSVPLKLAHLKEEAVVCDIVYNPLVTKWLEEAKARGAVTDNGVSMLVMQGAMAFEKWTGIFPDTNKMKQIVIEQLRR comes from the coding sequence ATGATAAAAGCACTTGTAATCGGAGATCCAATAGAACATTCTTTGTCACCGGTTATGCATAATGAAGCTTTTAAGCATACGGGCATCTCTGGAATATATGAAAAACAAAGAGTGAAGTCAGAGGATTTAGAAGTTTTTATTAATAAGCTTAAAGAAAGCAACTACGCTGGATGTAATGTAACCATTCCACATAAAGTATCCATTCTTCCTTTTTTGGATGAGATTGATGAAGAAGCGAGAGAGATTGGTGCTGTCAATACCGTCGTAAACAACGGCGGTAAATTGATTGGATATAATACAGACGGTAAAGGCTTTTTACGAAGTTTAAAGGATAAAATCAGTAAACCTCTTTCAGAACTTAATGTATTGCTAATTGGTGCAGGTGGTGCTGCACGTTCGATTTGTTACGCATTAAAAAAAGAAAACCCAAAACAGTTAGCTATTGCTAATCGTTCAGAGGGACGGCTTCAATCTTTATTAAACGACCTAAAAGATGAGCGTATAGAAGGGTTGTCTTTACAAAGGGCAGAGAAAGATCTTGAACGGTTTGACGTACTGATAAATACGACTAACGCAGGGATGTACCCTGAGATGGATTCTGTCCCTTTAAAGCTAGCTCATTTGAAGGAAGAGGCAGTTGTATGTGACATTGTATACAACCCTCTTGTCACGAAATGGTTAGAAGAAGCAAAAGCTAGAGGTGCTGTTACAGATAATGGTGTTTCAATGCTCGTCATGCAAGGAGCAATGGCTTTTGAAAAATGGACAGGTATTTTTCCTGACACAAATAAAATGAAACAAATTGTTATTGAACAACTTAGGAGGTAA
- the yhbY gene encoding ribosome assembly RNA-binding protein YhbY produces the protein MLTGKQKRFLRSKAHHIQPIFQVGKGGVNSNLVKQVEEALEARELIKVSVLQNCDEDKDTVASELSSGSKAQLVQVIGSTIVLYKESVNQKRIELP, from the coding sequence ATGCTTACAGGTAAACAAAAACGCTTTTTGCGTTCCAAGGCCCATCATATTCAACCCATTTTTCAAGTTGGTAAAGGTGGGGTAAATTCAAATTTAGTCAAGCAAGTAGAAGAAGCATTAGAAGCTAGAGAGTTAATTAAAGTAAGTGTTTTGCAAAACTGTGATGAAGATAAAGATACAGTAGCATCAGAATTATCTAGTGGATCTAAGGCTCAATTGGTACAAGTAATCGGCAGTACAATCGTGCTATACAAAGAATCCGTTAATCAGAAACGCATTGAACTCCCTTAA
- a CDS encoding nicotinate-nucleotide adenylyltransferase, whose translation MEKQIGLFGGTFNPPHIGHLLIAEEALVQLNLDEVWWMPSSKPPHKEKDVEVPDDQRIEMVRRAIGNNNQFSLSLLEFERSGPSYTIDTIRILTHKYPHIKFTFIMGGDMVHSLSSWHEIDELKNLVQFAGVGRAGYPIDQHWERYSVKHVEIPIIEISSSFIRSRSRSGGNIRYYVSDEVWKYVKENHLYGTN comes from the coding sequence ATGGAAAAGCAGATCGGACTTTTTGGTGGAACTTTCAATCCGCCGCACATCGGACACTTGCTCATTGCCGAAGAAGCATTGGTACAGTTGAATTTAGATGAAGTGTGGTGGATGCCTTCATCTAAACCACCTCACAAAGAGAAAGACGTCGAAGTACCAGATGATCAGCGTATTGAAATGGTAAGAAGAGCAATTGGTAACAATAATCAATTTTCCCTTTCTTTACTTGAGTTTGAGAGAAGTGGTCCTTCATATACTATTGATACGATACGAATTCTCACCCATAAATATCCGCATATAAAATTCACTTTCATTATGGGTGGAGATATGGTTCATTCGTTAAGCAGCTGGCATGAAATTGATGAATTAAAAAATCTTGTTCAATTTGCAGGTGTCGGACGTGCAGGATACCCCATTGACCAACATTGGGAAAGGTATTCGGTAAAACATGTAGAAATACCTATTATTGAGATCTCTTCTTCTTTCATACGTTCAAGATCAAGATCTGGGGGGAACATCCGCTATTATGTCTCGGATGAGGTATGGAAATATGTTAAGGAGAACCATCTTTATGGAACGAACTGA
- the yqeK gene encoding bis(5'-nucleosyl)-tetraphosphatase (symmetrical) YqeK has protein sequence MERTEALEIVKKQLTDHRFIHTLGVEETSILLANKFGADPKKAETAAIFHDYAKFRPKDEMREIVRNEGLPQELLLYGSEVLHAPVGAFLVKKEVGIADPEILNAIYYHTTGKENMTILEKVIFLADYIEPNRQFPGVEAVRELAQVNLNQACLMAVKNTIGFLMKQNQKIYPLTFETYNGLLQEIKQ, from the coding sequence ATGGAACGAACTGAAGCACTTGAAATTGTTAAGAAGCAGCTTACTGACCACCGCTTTATTCATACGTTAGGAGTAGAAGAAACGAGTATCCTTTTAGCGAATAAATTTGGCGCGGACCCAAAGAAAGCTGAAACTGCTGCGATCTTTCATGATTACGCTAAATTCCGTCCAAAGGATGAAATGAGAGAGATCGTTCGAAATGAGGGACTTCCTCAAGAACTTCTTCTATATGGCAGTGAAGTATTGCATGCACCAGTTGGCGCATTTTTAGTTAAAAAAGAAGTAGGAATTGCAGATCCGGAAATCTTAAATGCGATTTATTATCATACAACGGGTAAAGAAAATATGACAATACTCGAAAAAGTGATTTTTCTAGCTGATTATATTGAACCTAACCGTCAATTTCCCGGCGTTGAAGCTGTTAGAGAGCTGGCGCAGGTAAATTTGAATCAGGCCTGTTTAATGGCAGTTAAGAATACGATTGGATTTTTAATGAAACAGAATCAAAAAATCTACCCACTCACGTTTGAAACGTATAACGGATTGCTTCAAGAAATCAAACAATAA
- the rsfS gene encoding ribosome silencing factor, translating to MNVKELMELVVRTADDKRAENIAVLDMEGISLVADYFVICHGNSEKQVQAISKELKDVALENDIQIRRMEGYDHARWVLIDLANIVVHVFHRDDRSYYNLEKLWGDANKVDVDAILAPQQNL from the coding sequence ATGAACGTAAAAGAACTTATGGAATTGGTAGTCAGAACGGCAGATGATAAGAGAGCAGAAAACATAGCTGTTTTGGATATGGAAGGAATCTCACTGGTTGCGGATTACTTTGTTATCTGTCACGGTAATTCAGAAAAACAAGTTCAGGCTATTTCTAAGGAACTGAAGGATGTTGCTTTAGAAAATGATATTCAAATTCGCCGCATGGAAGGCTACGATCATGCTCGCTGGGTATTGATTGACTTAGCTAATATCGTCGTTCATGTATTTCATCGTGATGACCGCAGTTACTATAATTTAGAAAAACTTTGGGGAGATGCTAACAAAGTTGATGTAGATGCTATCCTTGCCCCTCAACAGAACTTATAA